The nucleotide window ATGATCGTCGTGGTCAGGTCACGACGCAGTGCCTCGGGTACGACGAACCACCCCAGGCGTACGCCCGGCGCCAGCGACTTGCTCGTGCTGCCGGCGTACACGATCCGCTCTGGCGCCAGCGCCTGCATCGCGCCCACCGGCCGCTGGTCGTAGCGGAACTCGCCGTCGTAGTCGTCCTCGATCAGGAACGCGTCCTGCTCCCGCGCCCAGGCGATGAACCGGTAGCGGTGGCCCGGGGCGAGAACCACTCCGCTCGGATGCTGGTGCGCCGGGGTGAGCAGCGCGGCCTGACCCGCCGCGTCGTCCGGGTTGGCCCCGCCCGCGCCGACCCTGAGCGGGGTGACCGCCAGGCCCGCGGCACGCAGCACCACGCGGTGCTGGGCCAAGCCGGGGTTCTCGGTGGCGATGGCACGTACGCCGCGCCGGTGCAGCGTCCGCGCCAGCAGGGAGAGCCCCTGGGTGAAGCCCGCCGTGATCACCACCGCGTTCGGGTCGCAGCGCACTCCACGAGTGCGCGCGAGATAACCGGCCACCGCCGTCCGCAACCCGGGCAGCCCTGTCGGCTCGGGGTAATCCAACGTGCCACGCGAAGCCGTTGCCAGCGCCCGACGGACACTGTCGGCCCACGCGGTTCGAGGGAACGAACCGAGATCGGGAATCCCCGGCCGCAACTCGATCACCGGCCCGGCCGGGAGCGACGGCCGCGGTTGCCCGCGCGAGCCGGGCGGATCGTGGAGCACGTCCGCGACCCGGGTGCCCGAGCCGGGTGCCGCCACCAGCCACCCTTCGGCCACCAGCTGCGCGTACGCCTGCACCACCGTGCCCCGGGCCAGGCCCAGGTCGGCGGCCAGGCTCCGGCTGCCAGGTAGGCGAGACCCGGCCCGCAGCCGGCCGGTCCGAATGCTCTCCCGTAACGCGCTCTCCAGCGAGCGACCCGGGAAACCCGCACTCCGGTCGAGCTCCAGATGCAGGTCGAGCGACTTCGTCACTCGGCAACGATCCCATCCGTGCGAGCAGCGCCGGCAGGTTCGGCTGTCTCGCAGGGCAATATGAGCAGTTAGCGCCCTATTGAGAAGTCTCGGAGAGGTAGAACCGACAGTGACATCACACATCCCCGCCACACCGCAGGCGGCCTCGACGGACGGACGGGGCACCGCACTGACCGCGCTGATCCGGATCGCCCTGGCCGTCCTCTTCCTCGACGAACTCGTTGTCGGGTTCTGGAACCAGGTCTTCCCCGTGAGCTTCTACAACAACTTTCCGACAGTCACCCTGACCCCGCCGCTCAGCGAGCACTACGCGCGAGACTTCGGCGGAGCTACCCTCGGCCTGGCCGTCGTCCTCGGCATAGCGCTCGTCGCCCCCCGAGCCGTATTCGTCATCCCCGCGGCGGCGGGATTCTCCACCTTCGCCATACCGCACTTCTTCTTCCACCTGACCCACCTCCACCACGCCACCCCTGGCGAGGCGGTGTTCCTCACGACCGCCAATGCCGTCGTCGCACTGCTCGGCCTCCTCGTCATCGCGCTGACGCTCATCCGAGACTCCAGACGCCGCCGCCAGGGCGGCGCCGCCAACGGATGACCGGCGGGCAGCAGAGCCGTGCAGTCGTGGTGGCCAGCCAGACCACCGCCGCGACCACGAGGCACCCTCGCGCGGGCTGCGTGCGGCCGATCCGGGCCGTTCGGCGGTCGCGGGGCTCGCCTAGACTCCGCCGGGTGATCGTGCGGAGGGCCGGTGAGGCAGACGTGGCGACGCTCGCGGAGCTACGCGGCGTTGACGGGCACAAGCTCAGCGCGTACGCCGACTGGGTGGCCGCCCACGCGGAGACGCACCTGCCGTTCGTCGCGGAGGTGGACGGGCACGTGGTCGGCGCGGCCTGGCTCCACGTCGCGCAACGAGTGCCCAGTAGCGAGTCGCTGGACCGGTGGTACGGCGACATCCAGTCGGTCAAGGTCCGAGAGGAGTACCGCAACCGCGGTATCGGCGGTGCGCTGATGGCCGCGATCCTGGCCGAGGCCCGCGTGCGGGGGCTGCTGCACGTGACCGTCCACTCCGGCCGCCGCGCGGTCGACTTCTATCTACGCAACGGCTTCAGACACCACCGCCAGATCCTGCTCTGGGAGCCGACCGCCTCCTGACAGTTGGCGGCGACGGCTCGGGCTCCGTCTGGCGGCCGACCGCGGCGCTACCGCTTGGAGCGGCCTATTCCGATGCTGGTCGACGGCGGATGACCAACAGGGCGATGTCGTCGTTGGGGTGCTGCTCCGCGGTGGTGGCCATGATGTGGTCACACAACGCCTCGGCTGGCCCGGACCGCACGGCGTTGGCGAGGCGTTCGATCCCGGTGTCGATCAGTTCGCTGCGGCGTTCGACAAGCCCGTCGGTGTAGAAGACGAGCGCCGCACCCGGCGGTAGGTCCAGGACGGTGGTGCGGCGAGTGGCCAATGGTCGGCCCACACCGAGTGGCCGGTCCACCGTCAGGTTGACCAGCTGGGTGGGATGGCCGGGGACAGCCAGCAGCGGTGGCAGATGGCCGGCGGAGGAAAGGTACACAGTCGTGCGGTCAGGTGCGATGAGGGCGTAGACGGCGGTGGTGAGGGTGCCCGCTTCGAAGTGGTGGATCTTGCGGTCGAGGGAGGTCAGCGCCTGGGCGGGATCGTCGGAATCGAGGGCGTAGGCGCGTAGCGCGCTGCGGATGCGTCCCATGACGACGGCGGACGGCAGCCCGTGGCCGGAGACGTCGCCGATGACGGCGCCGAGCCAGCCCGACGGCAACGTGAACACGTCGTACCAGTCGCCGCCGATGCCCAGGTCGTGGCCGGGTATGTACCGGGCGGCCAGGTCAAGGCCGGGGATGTCGGGTAGCCGGCCCGGTAGCAGGCTGTGTTGCAGGGCCAGCGCTGCCTGGCGGTCGAGGACCTGCGCTCGGGCCTGGCCTGCGAGGCTGGCACGATCGGCGACGAGCTGCAGCAGCTGCACGTCGTCGGGACCGAACCGCCGCAGGGCCAGGGAGCCGACGTGTAGTACGCCGACGAGGTTGCCGTTGGCGAGCATGGGCACGCCCAACAGGGCACGTATACCCGTGGCGATCAGGACGGGATTGACGACGTCGTCGGGCGTGACGTTGTGGATCGTGACCGGCGCGCGTGTCGCCGCCACCCGCCCGGCGAACCCGCGACCGATCCGGATGCGGAAACCGCGGCGTACCTCCTCCTCCAGGCCCTTGGCCGCGGTCGCGACGAGCTCGCCGGTGTGTTCGTCCAGCAGCAGGATGGTGGCGGTATCGACCTTGAGCAGGTCCCGGACCCGTTCCAGTAGCTCGTCGAGCAACTCGGCGACGTTCAGCCCCGACAGGGCGGCATCGGTGATCGCCCCGATGCGACGCAGCCGCTCCTCGTTCGTCACCACCTCGGAATCGGCCACGCAGGAAGCCTAGACGCCGGCACGCCGCAGACAGCACGCCGGGAACGTGCGGTTACCCGAAAATCCCGACCTGCCCTGGCTAATCTGGAGCCGACGCGCCCCAGGTCGCGAAGCTCTACGTCGACCGGCTCGCGATCTGGCGGTTGTGGGCCGACGACGTACGCGGCGAGCCGGTCCCGGTCGGGCACTTCATCCCGGGGGAGGCCGCCGACGGAACCACCCGCGGCCGGCCTGAGCCATGAACGTACCTCAGCTCAGGTCGTACACCAGAGAGGGAGAGCAATGCCAATCACGCGTATCGCGATCCGCGCGGGTAAGCCCGAGACATACAAGAAGGCGCTCCTCGACCAGATCTACGAGGCCATGCGGGAAACCGTCCAGATCAAGGACGGCGACCGTTTCATGACCATCACGGAGCACGACGAGAGCGCTTTCGCCCACGGCGACTTCCTCGGTATCCAGCGGTCGGACGACCTGGTGCAGATCCAGGTCTTCTGGACATCGGGCAAGTCCGCCGAGGCCAAGCTGGCGATGTATCGGGCGATCGTCGAGCGACTCGGCCGCGAACCGGGTGTGCGTCCCGAGGACGTGCTGATCTCAGTGGTCGAGACCGGCGCGGAGAACTGGTCCTTTGGTAATGGGGAAGCCCAACTCGCCAAGTAGGCGAGCGGACCCGGCGTGACGCCGAGCCCGCCCGTCTCAGATGTTTCGGATCTCGCTCCGCAGCCGGTAGACCTGCACGTCCTCGAACAGGTTGGGCACGGAGCCGGCGGTGATCATTGTGCGAGGGCGGCGAGCCGGAATTGCTGGTTGGTTTGTCCGTGGCAGTCGTAGAGCTGGATCTGGGCTCCGTTGGCG belongs to Micromonospora ureilytica and includes:
- the pdxR gene encoding MocR-like pyridoxine biosynthesis transcription factor PdxR, whose protein sequence is MTKSLDLHLELDRSAGFPGRSLESALRESIRTGRLRAGSRLPGSRSLAADLGLARGTVVQAYAQLVAEGWLVAAPGSGTRVADVLHDPPGSRGQPRPSLPAGPVIELRPGIPDLGSFPRTAWADSVRRALATASRGTLDYPEPTGLPGLRTAVAGYLARTRGVRCDPNAVVITAGFTQGLSLLARTLHRRGVRAIATENPGLAQHRVVLRAAGLAVTPLRVGAGGANPDDAAGQAALLTPAHQHPSGVVLAPGHRYRFIAWAREQDAFLIEDDYDGEFRYDQRPVGAMQALAPERIVYAGSTSKSLAPGVRLGWFVVPEALRRDLTTTIMEAGAAVSAIDQLAMADLLTHGDYDRHIRRMRLTYRRRRTELADRLAEVTATPLEGIAAGMHALLPLASVAEERRLIQAGRRQGLRLIGLHGNGYWHDPVDERQAAALVLGYAAPPAHAWTEALSGLCQLVHQAGR
- a CDS encoding GNAT family N-acetyltransferase, giving the protein MIVRRAGEADVATLAELRGVDGHKLSAYADWVAAHAETHLPFVAEVDGHVVGAAWLHVAQRVPSSESLDRWYGDIQSVKVREEYRNRGIGGALMAAILAEARVRGLLHVTVHSGRRAVDFYLRNGFRHHRQILLWEPTAS
- a CDS encoding PP2C family protein-serine/threonine phosphatase, with translation MADSEVVTNEERLRRIGAITDAALSGLNVAELLDELLERVRDLLKVDTATILLLDEHTGELVATAAKGLEEEVRRGFRIRIGRGFAGRVAATRAPVTIHNVTPDDVVNPVLIATGIRALLGVPMLANGNLVGVLHVGSLALRRFGPDDVQLLQLVADRASLAGQARAQVLDRQAALALQHSLLPGRLPDIPGLDLAARYIPGHDLGIGGDWYDVFTLPSGWLGAVIGDVSGHGLPSAVVMGRIRSALRAYALDSDDPAQALTSLDRKIHHFEAGTLTTAVYALIAPDRTTVYLSSAGHLPPLLAVPGHPTQLVNLTVDRPLGVGRPLATRRTTVLDLPPGAALVFYTDGLVERRSELIDTGIERLANAVRSGPAEALCDHIMATTAEQHPNDDIALLVIRRRPASE
- a CDS encoding tautomerase family protein; the encoded protein is MPITRIAIRAGKPETYKKALLDQIYEAMRETVQIKDGDRFMTITEHDESAFAHGDFLGIQRSDDLVQIQVFWTSGKSAEAKLAMYRAIVERLGREPGVRPEDVLISVVETGAENWSFGNGEAQLAK